One stretch of Paenibacillus sp. AN1007 DNA includes these proteins:
- a CDS encoding XTP/dITP diphosphatase — protein MSLDSPVIIVATRNAGKVREFAHAFAPLGKEVKSMFDYPELPDVVEDGVTFAENAWKKAKAVGDALGLPVLADDSGLCVDLLNGEPGVYSARYAGEDASDAQNNTKLLDALAALKSGEDSQQPLLSPAQFVCALVLYDPVTGDKYEAEGMAEGWITADAAGEGGFGYDPLFYVPEYEKTMAELTLEQKQSISHRGHALRALVSRLKA, from the coding sequence ATGAGCCTGGACAGCCCGGTTATCATTGTTGCTACCCGTAATGCAGGGAAAGTGCGCGAATTTGCGCATGCTTTCGCTCCGCTGGGTAAAGAGGTCAAAAGCATGTTTGATTATCCGGAGCTGCCGGATGTTGTGGAAGACGGTGTTACCTTTGCCGAGAACGCATGGAAAAAAGCCAAAGCCGTCGGTGACGCGCTTGGGCTGCCCGTTCTGGCAGACGACTCTGGGCTTTGTGTGGATCTGCTGAACGGGGAACCGGGTGTTTACTCCGCAAGATATGCCGGGGAAGATGCATCTGATGCACAGAATAATACCAAGCTGCTGGATGCTCTCGCCGCGCTGAAATCCGGTGAGGATTCCCAGCAGCCGCTGCTGAGTCCGGCACAATTTGTCTGCGCACTGGTGCTGTACGATCCGGTCACTGGGGATAAGTATGAAGCCGAAGGTATGGCTGAAGGCTGGATTACAGCTGATGCGGCAGGCGAAGGCGGCTTCGGATATGATCCACTGTTCTATGTACCGGAATACGAGAAAACGATGGCTGAACTTACACTGGAACAAAAACAGTCGATCAGTCATCGGGGACATGCGCTGCGGGCGCTTGTTTCCCGCTTGAAAGCATAA
- the rph gene encoding ribonuclease PH: MRSNGRTSEQLRPMNLTINTNKYAEGSVLIEVGDTKVICTATVEERVPPFMKGQGKGWVTAEYSMLPRATHTRNQREANRGKLTGRTMEIQRLIGRALRSVVNLQALGERTITLDCDVIQADGGTRTTSITGSFVALALAVNKIAQQHKLQVFPITDFLASVSVGVVGEQPVLDLNYDEDSKAKVDMNLVMTGSGKYVELQGTGEEAPFDRRELNAMLELGEQGILEMIERQKEVLGPIALKIGARGLGEA; encoded by the coding sequence ATGAGATCTAACGGACGAACCAGCGAACAGCTGCGCCCGATGAATTTAACAATTAACACGAATAAATACGCCGAGGGCTCTGTATTGATTGAAGTCGGTGATACAAAGGTAATTTGTACAGCAACAGTGGAGGAACGCGTTCCTCCTTTTATGAAAGGACAAGGCAAAGGCTGGGTTACAGCGGAATACTCTATGCTTCCTCGTGCCACGCATACCCGGAATCAGCGGGAGGCCAATCGTGGTAAATTAACTGGACGTACCATGGAGATTCAGCGTTTAATCGGGCGCGCTCTTCGTTCGGTTGTGAACTTGCAGGCGCTCGGTGAGCGCACCATTACATTGGACTGTGATGTCATTCAGGCAGATGGAGGCACACGTACAACGTCCATTACGGGTTCATTTGTCGCACTGGCGCTGGCTGTGAACAAAATCGCGCAGCAGCATAAGCTGCAGGTATTCCCGATTACAGACTTCCTCGCTTCCGTAAGTGTAGGTGTTGTGGGCGAACAGCCGGTGCTGGATCTGAACTATGACGAGGATTCCAAGGCCAAGGTGGATATGAACCTGGTCATGACGGGCAGTGGTAAGTACGTAGAGCTTCAGGGAACGGGTGAGGAAGCACCGTTTGATCGTCGTGAATTGAACGCGATGCTGGAACTTGGCGAACAGGGCATTTTGGAAATGATCGAGCGGCAAAAAGAAGTACTTGGTCCGATTGCGCTCAAAATTGGCGCACGCGGATTGGGAGAAGCGTAA
- a CDS encoding STM4015 family protein has translation MQEVKLVVSYDDYEEGIRMETLLRDLAAKPEAAALESLIIGDWGQAYENSPQEFKDTLIELAPSFPALKQLFIGDMESEECEVSWIIQTNLAPILQAFPNLTSFVIKGSSGLELEPLRHSKLEELIIICGGLPKNVLSDIATAELPELRKLELYLGVVDYGFDGSLEDVQPLLEKGRFPKLEYLGLKNSEIQDEIAKAAAEAPILEQLQVLDFSEGTLSDEGAEALLASDKIKQLKHLNLSYHYMTDEMMLRWNQSGMSVDVSDQQESDEEDWRFPMLTE, from the coding sequence GTGCAGGAAGTGAAGCTGGTTGTATCTTACGATGACTATGAAGAGGGTATTCGAATGGAGACACTCCTTCGGGATTTGGCAGCGAAACCGGAAGCGGCAGCGCTGGAAAGCCTGATCATTGGTGATTGGGGACAAGCTTATGAAAATTCTCCGCAGGAATTCAAGGATACCTTGATTGAGCTTGCACCAAGTTTCCCGGCTTTGAAACAATTATTTATCGGAGATATGGAGTCCGAAGAATGCGAAGTTTCCTGGATTATTCAAACGAATCTTGCACCAATTCTGCAAGCTTTTCCGAATTTGACCTCGTTTGTGATTAAAGGCAGCAGCGGACTTGAACTGGAGCCTCTCCGGCACAGCAAGCTGGAAGAATTAATCATTATTTGCGGTGGTCTGCCGAAGAATGTCTTGTCCGACATTGCCACGGCAGAGCTGCCTGAATTGCGCAAGCTTGAACTGTATCTAGGGGTTGTAGATTACGGATTCGATGGTTCTTTGGAGGATGTGCAGCCTTTGCTTGAAAAAGGACGTTTCCCTAAACTGGAGTACCTCGGTTTGAAGAACAGTGAAATTCAGGACGAGATTGCAAAGGCTGCTGCAGAGGCGCCGATTCTCGAGCAGCTTCAAGTGCTCGATTTCTCGGAAGGAACCTTGTCGGATGAAGGGGCAGAAGCACTGCTTGCCAGTGATAAAATTAAACAGTTGAAGCACCTGAATCTAAGCTATCATTACATGACGGATGAAATGATGCTGCGCTGGAATCAATCCGGCATGTCGGTAGATGTGAGTGACCAGCAGGAAAGTGATGAAGAGGACTGGCGTTTCCCGATGCTGACAGAATAG